A window from Leptothermofonsia sichuanensis E412 encodes these proteins:
- a CDS encoding FkbM family methyltransferase, with protein sequence MKTPFYYTGKLFGKLVDKQSEFWNIVKSPTLRYAAFRDPLDTLIYALSVSYDKLFFIQVGSNDATYGDPLQIFLNDKHWSGIMVEPVNYVFNRLAARYGKSQRFILENVAIAEVNGTKDFYHLEESEDDLPVWYDQLGSFSLPAIMKHAECIPDLDKRIKASPVECITFSTLCDRNSVRNIDLIHIDTEGFDYEILKLIDFQHFRPTLLIYEHKHLSEIDKFAACNLLANNGYEVKEISFADAIAVSSEALKEARLLQESWDIFMRTA encoded by the coding sequence ATGAAAACCCCATTTTATTATACTGGAAAACTGTTTGGGAAATTAGTTGATAAGCAGTCTGAATTTTGGAATATTGTCAAATCACCAACACTCCGATACGCAGCTTTTAGAGATCCACTTGACACACTAATCTATGCCCTATCAGTCTCGTATGATAAACTCTTCTTTATTCAAGTGGGATCTAATGATGCTACATACGGGGATCCACTCCAGATTTTCCTCAACGATAAACACTGGAGCGGAATTATGGTTGAACCAGTGAATTACGTGTTTAACCGTCTGGCGGCTAGATATGGGAAATCACAACGGTTTATTCTGGAAAATGTGGCTATCGCTGAGGTCAATGGCACTAAAGATTTCTACCACCTTGAAGAATCAGAAGATGACCTACCAGTCTGGTATGACCAGCTTGGCTCATTTTCATTGCCAGCCATTATGAAACATGCTGAATGCATTCCAGATTTGGATAAGCGCATTAAGGCAAGTCCAGTTGAGTGCATCACTTTCTCGACATTATGTGATAGAAATTCAGTAAGGAATATAGATCTCATTCATATAGATACAGAGGGTTTTGATTACGAAATTCTTAAACTAATTGATTTTCAACACTTCAGACCCACACTTCTAATTTATGAACACAAGCATCTATCTGAAATCGACAAATTTGCAGCTTGTAATCTTTTAGCGAACAATGGATATGAGGTAAAAGAAATTAGCTTTGCTGATGCTATAGCGGTTTCTTCAGAAGCTTTAAAGGAGGCTCGTCTTTTGCAGGAATCATGGGATATTTTCATGCGTACTGCTTAA
- a CDS encoding glycosyltransferase, which translates to MPFSPQISLFLDNLEEGGVQRAIVNLAQGFLNLGLKVDIVLQRAEGPFIKQVPDGVRIVDLGNPRLRASVAALANYLHQEQPKALLASLHYSTEVAILAKHWSKSSTRVVVCEQGSLAPLKKAHVPINKPLAFLGLTPGRPTSLVKYFYSWADGIVAVSQGAAEDLAEVANLPLKDIQVIYNPVITPDFTEKAREPIEHPWFTNKDIPVIVSAGRLVDQKDYPTLIRAFAQIVKVHPSRLVILGSGSDRSRLETLICQLDLKEHVVLLGHVQNPYKYMASADVFVLSSIWEGLGNVLIEAMALGTPVVATNCKSGPSEILADGKYGYLTPVGDSAALAEAISHVLSGNSKPIDPVWLDQFRLETVTQKYLNVLGITSPIPTALAGRRTE; encoded by the coding sequence ATGCCCTTTTCTCCGCAGATTAGTCTTTTCCTTGACAACCTGGAGGAAGGCGGAGTTCAACGGGCGATTGTAAATTTAGCTCAAGGTTTCCTTAATCTAGGACTAAAGGTAGACATTGTTTTGCAACGGGCTGAGGGACCCTTTATCAAGCAGGTACCCGATGGAGTCAGAATTGTTGATCTCGGAAACCCTCGTTTACGAGCGAGTGTTGCTGCATTAGCAAATTACCTGCACCAGGAACAACCCAAAGCGTTGCTTGCTTCCCTCCACTACAGTACTGAAGTTGCCATTCTTGCTAAGCACTGGAGCAAATCCTCCACAAGGGTTGTCGTGTGTGAGCAAGGCTCACTCGCCCCCCTGAAAAAAGCTCATGTACCCATTAACAAACCCCTGGCATTCCTGGGATTAACGCCGGGTCGTCCGACCTCATTAGTTAAATATTTTTATTCCTGGGCAGATGGAATTGTAGCGGTTTCACAGGGGGCAGCGGAGGATCTGGCAGAGGTTGCCAATCTCCCTTTGAAAGATATTCAGGTGATTTATAATCCTGTTATCACTCCTGATTTTACCGAGAAAGCCAGGGAACCCATCGAACACCCCTGGTTTACTAACAAAGATATCCCAGTGATTGTTTCAGCAGGCAGGTTAGTCGATCAAAAGGACTATCCTACACTCATCCGGGCATTTGCTCAAATTGTAAAGGTGCATCCCTCCCGTTTAGTGATTTTGGGTTCAGGATCTGATCGCTCTCGACTCGAAACTCTCATCTGTCAACTAGACTTGAAGGAGCACGTTGTTCTACTTGGGCATGTACAAAATCCCTACAAATATATGGCTAGTGCAGATGTTTTTGTCCTGTCCTCAATCTGGGAAGGGTTAGGGAATGTCTTGATTGAAGCCATGGCATTGGGGACACCTGTTGTGGCTACTAATTGCAAAAGTGGTCCATCAGAAATTTTAGCAGATGGAAAGTATGGCTATTTGACTCCTGTGGGAGATAGTGCAGCTTTAGCAGAGGCAATTTCACACGTCCTATCAGGTAATTCAAAACCGATTGATCCAGTTTGGTTAGACCAATTTAGATTAGAAACCGTAACCCAAAAATATTTAAACGTTCTAGGAATTACATCACCAATTCCTACGGCTTTAGCAGGAAGGAGAACTGAATGA
- a CDS encoding glycosyltransferase family 2 protein: MVKSDDIRLSIIIPCYNDGKFIKDALSSATACPDPIYEIIIVNDGSTDPLTCEVLDELKSSGYTVIDQSNQGLAAARNTGIRAAVGEYILPLDSDNRIRPAYIYRGIEILDSFPDVAVVYGDVERFVEGVNDLNEISHLNLSDEFAYGTRVIRKIPDFNLSWLINHNYIDACAVFRKSVWETCGPYDVNMPFGCYEDWDFWLSIAKKRYHFYHVPEVLFEYRVRPISLSAAARSQEKSKVVCHYLASKHASLFPKEYRHYFKLYRAWLKLWNFLRMTLNFSSEEELKNI; the protein is encoded by the coding sequence ATGGTTAAATCTGATGACATTCGGCTATCAATAATTATTCCTTGTTACAACGACGGAAAGTTCATCAAGGATGCATTGTCAAGTGCTACAGCTTGTCCGGATCCTATTTATGAAATCATTATTGTGAATGATGGTTCTACAGATCCCCTCACCTGCGAGGTTCTTGACGAATTAAAAAGTAGTGGGTATACAGTGATCGATCAATCTAACCAAGGGCTTGCTGCGGCTAGAAACACGGGAATCAGAGCGGCAGTTGGAGAATATATTTTGCCATTGGATTCGGATAATCGTATTCGACCTGCCTATATCTATAGAGGAATTGAAATCCTGGATAGCTTTCCTGATGTAGCAGTTGTTTATGGTGATGTTGAACGATTTGTTGAAGGAGTTAATGACCTCAATGAAATTTCGCATCTCAATCTAAGTGATGAATTTGCTTATGGTACTCGAGTAATACGAAAGATTCCAGACTTTAATCTTTCCTGGTTAATCAACCATAACTACATTGATGCCTGTGCAGTTTTTCGAAAGTCGGTATGGGAAACCTGCGGACCATACGATGTAAATATGCCTTTTGGCTGTTACGAAGACTGGGACTTCTGGTTAAGCATTGCCAAAAAAAGATACCATTTTTATCACGTACCAGAAGTTTTATTTGAATATAGAGTACGCCCAATTTCTCTAAGTGCAGCCGCACGGAGTCAAGAAAAAAGTAAAGTTGTCTGCCACTATCTAGCCTCTAAGCATGCATCTCTCTTTCCAAAGGAATATCGTCACTATTTCAAGCTTTACCGAGCCTGGCTTAAGCTTTGGAATTTCCTGCGAATGACCCTAAACTTCTCCTCAGAAGAAGAACTCAAAAACATATAG
- a CDS encoding ArnT family glycosyltransferase has protein sequence MNKYLWMISEFKERLCSKRAYPFLVIFLLILVLAAHTLHLADIPTGLFQDETSIGYNAALISQYGIDEHGIHYPTYFKTFDDYKNPIYIYAAALVFKAFGISEFTLRFTSVIFYLASLTFTLLLVSKIFRRNWIIEIYTLVSFGFLPILFVLSRVSFELISQLTWFSAANLCIWMLFHEESRDKRSHFKALLCGIIIGTSIYTYSTARVLSFLMLVSLWVIYFSRKNIKTLGLITLTFSISLIPYVLFTINHPGAITERFRSISYLYYPISIFKKVTIFFANLATYWSPSFLTIHGDSNLRHSTGYGGIVFSMVLLLFLMGLANLIFCKKLNNQFSRFLIVNLLLAPIPASLTSEGTPHALRSLLFGYYMLLLSCYGVELLLEFKEQHIRRILIACIAIFLSFEISGYQLDYFLFYPSKSIQAMGSFDFKTSLQTAIDQNPQEIIFVNSAPTSYSNLRFYSYLVKNPRRITISMNDKPIPAPDHCILYNLSDEEKLNHFSYPFTQYSSGKKINILERFRGIEPAESIMKVRCY, from the coding sequence ATGAATAAATATCTCTGGATGATTTCCGAATTTAAGGAAAGATTGTGTTCAAAAAGAGCTTATCCTTTTCTAGTCATATTTTTATTAATTCTTGTGTTAGCAGCCCATACTCTGCATTTAGCCGACATACCAACTGGGCTTTTTCAAGATGAAACTTCTATTGGCTATAATGCCGCTCTAATTTCTCAATATGGAATTGATGAGCATGGTATCCACTATCCCACTTACTTTAAGACCTTTGATGATTACAAAAATCCAATTTACATCTATGCTGCTGCCCTAGTCTTTAAAGCATTTGGCATTTCAGAGTTTACTTTAAGATTTACTAGCGTTATCTTTTACCTTGCCTCTCTAACCTTTACGCTTTTGCTAGTTTCCAAGATCTTTAGAAGAAACTGGATAATTGAAATATATACTTTAGTTTCTTTTGGATTTCTGCCAATTCTTTTTGTGTTGTCTAGAGTTTCTTTTGAATTAATTTCTCAGTTGACCTGGTTTTCTGCTGCGAATCTTTGCATTTGGATGTTGTTTCACGAAGAAAGTAGAGATAAACGCTCGCATTTTAAGGCTTTACTGTGTGGAATAATTATTGGCACTTCCATCTACACCTACTCAACGGCTCGTGTTCTATCATTTTTGATGCTGGTTTCATTGTGGGTTATCTATTTCAGCAGAAAAAACATTAAAACGCTAGGACTTATCACATTAACTTTCTCAATATCTCTGATTCCATATGTATTGTTCACAATTAATCATCCGGGAGCAATCACTGAGAGATTCCGTAGCATTTCGTACCTCTATTATCCTATATCTATATTTAAAAAAGTTACTATATTCTTTGCCAATCTTGCCACATATTGGTCACCCAGTTTCTTAACAATACATGGTGATTCTAATTTGCGCCATTCAACGGGCTATGGCGGAATTGTTTTTTCAATGGTTTTACTTCTTTTTTTAATGGGTCTGGCAAATCTTATATTCTGCAAAAAGCTGAATAATCAGTTTAGTCGTTTTCTTATAGTCAATCTTTTGTTAGCCCCAATCCCTGCTTCATTAACTTCAGAAGGTACTCCCCATGCTTTAAGAAGCCTGTTGTTTGGTTATTATATGCTGTTGCTCTCATGCTATGGCGTAGAGTTACTGCTAGAATTTAAAGAGCAGCATATAAGACGAATATTAATCGCATGTATTGCGATTTTCCTGTCATTTGAAATTTCTGGTTATCAATTAGACTATTTTTTGTTTTACCCATCCAAGAGTATTCAAGCAATGGGTAGTTTTGATTTTAAGACATCTCTCCAGACCGCAATTGACCAAAATCCTCAAGAGATTATTTTCGTAAATAGCGCTCCAACATCCTATTCAAATCTTCGGTTTTATTCTTATTTGGTCAAAAATCCAAGGAGAATAACTATAAGCATGAACGACAAACCAATACCTGCTCCAGATCATTGTATCCTATACAATCTATCGGATGAGGAAAAGCTCAATCATTTTTCATATCCTTTTACTCAATATTCAAGTGGCAAAAAAATAAATATTCTTGAAAGGTTTAGAGGTATCGAACCTGCAGAGAGCATAATGAAGGTTAGATGTTATTGA
- a CDS encoding glycosyltransferase family 39 protein has translation MPISLSLNIASYSKRKQILVFLSLCFFFLLLNVTSLFLPLRETLTYDEPYHYVSGAAVLSGKAFERGAADIDARNIMPASALNTLFAKAIRKTIPEKVISQSEKLELEVFWGKPPTILVSLVLAVYIFLWARQLYGINAGFLALTLYVFDPNIIAHSRLVTQDIFGACSVFIATYYYWNFLAFGNQKNAILSMVTFGIAQISRFTAVYLIPIFTFLAIGFYSSTIFRLVQSRRYSVILSTIRQFCMYCFLYLLTAILIINLGFSFEKTFVRLGDYQFESKALKSLQSSSSVLKEMPVPVPYAYLWGLDMGKNKDETGYGSAPSYLMGKLGLENGSLKGFKEYFAITFLYKVPIATQLFLLMALVRLIHRRHQINFWRNKHFCLFLLCSTSCLSVFLPLNLEFDTFLWLFHLFSFFLVK, from the coding sequence ATGCCGATCTCGCTTAGCCTTAACATTGCTAGTTATAGCAAGCGCAAGCAAATACTTGTCTTTCTTAGTCTGTGCTTTTTCTTTCTGCTACTCAATGTCACAAGCCTATTTTTACCTCTCAGAGAAACTCTGACTTATGATGAGCCATACCACTATGTTAGCGGTGCAGCCGTTCTCTCTGGAAAAGCATTTGAACGTGGCGCGGCAGATATAGATGCGCGCAATATTATGCCCGCTTCTGCCTTGAACACTTTGTTTGCCAAAGCTATCAGAAAAACCATTCCAGAAAAAGTTATTTCTCAATCGGAAAAATTAGAACTAGAAGTTTTTTGGGGAAAACCACCAACCATTCTTGTTTCCCTCGTTTTAGCTGTTTATATATTTCTCTGGGCACGACAACTTTATGGGATTAATGCAGGTTTTCTAGCTTTAACTCTATACGTATTCGACCCAAATATCATTGCTCACTCGCGCCTGGTTACCCAAGATATTTTTGGAGCTTGTTCTGTATTTATCGCGACTTATTACTATTGGAATTTCCTCGCATTCGGAAATCAAAAAAATGCCATTCTAAGCATGGTTACGTTTGGCATTGCACAGATCTCTCGATTCACAGCAGTCTATTTAATACCCATTTTTACTTTTTTAGCTATTGGCTTCTACAGCTCGACCATATTCCGTTTAGTTCAGTCCAGAAGATACAGTGTTATTCTGTCCACCATCCGACAGTTTTGTATGTATTGTTTTTTGTACCTACTGACTGCAATTCTAATCATCAATCTTGGGTTTTCCTTTGAAAAAACGTTTGTCAGGCTGGGTGATTACCAGTTTGAAAGTAAAGCTCTAAAGTCATTACAATCTAGCTCATCAGTATTGAAAGAAATGCCTGTTCCAGTTCCCTATGCCTACCTCTGGGGATTAGACATGGGTAAAAACAAAGATGAGACTGGCTATGGTAGTGCTCCTAGTTATTTGATGGGCAAGTTAGGGTTAGAAAATGGTAGCCTGAAAGGTTTTAAGGAATATTTTGCTATTACGTTCCTCTATAAAGTTCCTATTGCAACTCAGCTATTCCTCTTGATGGCACTTGTCAGACTAATTCACCGCAGACATCAAATCAATTTCTGGAGGAATAAGCATTTCTGCTTATTCCTCCTCTGTTCTACTTCATGTCTTTCAGTTTTTCTACCGCTCAACTTGGAATTCGATACATTCTTATGGCTTTTCCATTTATTTTCGTTTTTTCTAGTCAAGTAG
- a CDS encoding glycosyltransferase family protein has protein sequence MNSKEKRLISLPQFFYKSPDFVCISSIIIAGLLLTFPVVFNGCLVAIDFPFHLSWSSYFTEQLFHGELYPRWLQNMNAGFGSPSFFFYPPIPYYFTALLSPLAHYNSSACNALGLSCAFALVASGLTAYIWLREIVHRNAAAIASIFYMALPGHLAINLYFSFAFAAYWAFVWMPLILYFTLKIIRGSKLNVIGLAISFALLISTHLPTFLVFFPVPVGYVLFVSDKQRKAALARLLISIAIAVGLSAIYWLPAMTTQESVSMKDMLGGRFYYANNFLFASSRYDPYDFKKFWRYLELTTAITGVLAFFAWKASNRYVDRNIKPESNYWLLIAIASIFMTLPLSQFVWDILPPLQKIQFPYRFNAVLELATSALVAMAIPQVRTGVFASKSVDGINTDKKIILTVYYILSVFFITTIQILPLQDKLAFPGSYNTVLILSLIAIILVGITFIEKRFSLPFRKFLLIGFLLTSTLFLGSIFYSKYYIVSRINGSEISKLLQVSIAPAEHRPTWVPKEVFNRENLTQLSEKLPLVQVNTESARWAVSEWLPRRIIVKVDAVSNTKLTIHQFYYPGWSAIFKGTSQSLPVSFSEDGLLQTLVPAGSHEIVFTLEPVTVEKIAQRISMASAILLLLLSLTRLIRRKFSLLRIFLNN, from the coding sequence ATGAACAGTAAAGAAAAGAGATTGATAAGCCTTCCGCAATTCTTCTATAAATCTCCAGATTTTGTGTGCATATCTTCTATTATTATCGCAGGGTTGTTATTGACATTTCCTGTGGTTTTTAACGGGTGCCTTGTAGCGATTGATTTTCCGTTTCACTTGAGTTGGAGTAGCTATTTCACAGAACAACTATTTCATGGGGAATTGTATCCTCGCTGGCTTCAAAATATGAATGCTGGTTTTGGAAGCCCATCTTTTTTCTTCTATCCACCTATCCCTTACTACTTTACTGCTTTACTCTCGCCACTCGCCCATTATAATTCATCAGCTTGCAATGCACTTGGATTATCTTGTGCATTTGCTTTAGTAGCTTCTGGATTGACTGCTTATATCTGGCTTAGGGAGATAGTTCATAGAAATGCAGCAGCGATCGCTTCCATTTTCTACATGGCTTTACCGGGTCATTTAGCTATTAATCTCTACTTTAGTTTTGCCTTTGCTGCATATTGGGCTTTTGTGTGGATGCCATTGATTTTATACTTTACCCTCAAAATCATTAGAGGCTCAAAGCTCAATGTTATTGGACTGGCTATTAGTTTTGCTCTATTGATTTCGACTCACCTGCCAACTTTTTTAGTATTCTTTCCTGTTCCGGTTGGGTATGTATTATTCGTCTCAGACAAACAACGGAAAGCTGCTTTGGCTCGGCTGTTGATTTCAATAGCCATTGCTGTTGGTTTGTCAGCCATATATTGGCTGCCAGCAATGACAACTCAAGAATCAGTGTCAATGAAAGATATGCTGGGTGGGCGTTTCTATTACGCAAACAACTTTTTGTTTGCTAGTTCGAGATATGATCCCTATGATTTTAAGAAGTTTTGGAGATATTTAGAACTGACAACAGCAATCACAGGAGTCCTGGCTTTTTTTGCGTGGAAGGCATCCAATAGATATGTAGACAGAAATATCAAACCTGAATCCAACTATTGGCTACTTATAGCAATAGCATCAATTTTTATGACCCTTCCTCTGAGCCAATTTGTCTGGGATATCTTGCCACCACTGCAGAAAATTCAGTTTCCTTACCGATTCAATGCTGTTTTAGAACTTGCCACATCTGCCCTTGTGGCAATGGCAATTCCTCAAGTAAGGACAGGTGTATTCGCCTCAAAAAGTGTGGATGGGATAAATACTGACAAAAAAATCATTCTGACTGTCTACTATATATTGTCCGTCTTCTTCATAACTACCATACAGATCTTGCCATTACAAGATAAGCTTGCTTTTCCAGGGAGTTACAATACGGTATTAATCCTCTCTCTAATTGCGATCATCCTGGTAGGAATTACTTTTATTGAAAAACGGTTTAGTCTTCCTTTCCGCAAATTTCTTTTGATAGGATTTCTGCTAACTTCTACCCTATTTCTGGGTTCTATTTTTTACTCCAAATATTACATAGTTTCCAGAATTAATGGAAGTGAAATTTCAAAGCTTTTACAGGTCAGTATTGCTCCCGCTGAGCATCGTCCTACATGGGTACCCAAGGAAGTTTTTAATCGCGAAAATCTCACTCAACTAAGTGAAAAGTTACCCTTGGTACAGGTTAATACCGAATCAGCACGTTGGGCAGTTAGCGAATGGTTACCCAGAAGAATTATTGTGAAAGTAGATGCTGTAAGCAATACGAAGCTAACAATTCATCAGTTTTACTATCCAGGCTGGAGTGCCATATTTAAAGGCACATCACAAAGTTTACCAGTTTCCTTTTCTGAAGATGGACTGTTACAGACATTGGTTCCGGCAGGAAGTCATGAAATTGTTTTTACGTTAGAACCTGTTACAGTAGAAAAAATTGCTCAAAGAATTAGTATGGCTTCTGCTATATTGCTTCTGCTTCTAAGTCTCACAAGGCTCATAAGACGGAAATTCTCTTTACTAAGAATTTTTTTGAATAACTAG
- a CDS encoding acyltransferase family protein, producing MGVKERLAGIDLFRGLAVYSVVLVHIDEGVQIMPPLWLQITNFALFCVPFFLATAFYLAISKLYNSEGQYPLRSRLVRLLIPYGIWSAFYLLYKAAKYLLTNGQDRLSQLFQDPLSLVFFGGASFHLYFLPLLITGTLLIKLAEVLIRGKISLRGCGLIAVFTLLIYEMVLVSGNGLQVPANVSFEPLLSLVFPEGNSNPFLRWILVELFWVLRCLPYIMFAMFLAHPEGNRLRLKLLSKHYILWIAIFLGFNIFGDLVLPQAVNEIMRGFTALAAAISISSVLKGSPLISNIGACSFGIYLIHMFFVEIFQSAMVRFNPGYVNSISTAALLMASILIFLISWSTTFLALNNKNISKAF from the coding sequence ATGGGAGTGAAAGAACGATTAGCCGGTATTGACCTGTTTCGAGGATTGGCAGTTTACTCAGTTGTACTCGTACACATAGATGAAGGAGTTCAAATCATGCCTCCTCTATGGCTACAGATTACAAATTTTGCCCTATTTTGTGTTCCTTTCTTCCTTGCCACGGCGTTCTATCTGGCAATTAGTAAACTTTACAATTCTGAAGGTCAATATCCACTCCGTTCAAGATTAGTCCGTCTTTTAATACCCTATGGAATTTGGTCTGCTTTTTACCTGCTATACAAAGCCGCTAAATATTTACTGACTAACGGACAGGATAGATTATCTCAACTTTTTCAGGATCCTCTCTCCCTAGTTTTTTTTGGTGGTGCTTCTTTTCATCTCTACTTTTTACCATTGCTGATAACAGGAACTCTATTGATAAAGCTTGCAGAAGTTTTGATAAGAGGTAAAATCTCCCTAAGAGGATGCGGACTTATAGCAGTCTTTACCTTACTGATTTACGAGATGGTTCTTGTCTCTGGAAATGGCTTGCAGGTGCCAGCTAATGTTTCATTTGAACCACTATTATCTCTTGTATTCCCAGAAGGAAATTCAAATCCTTTTCTGCGCTGGATTCTGGTTGAGCTTTTCTGGGTTTTAAGGTGCTTACCCTACATTATGTTTGCTATGTTTTTGGCTCATCCCGAAGGTAACAGACTCCGTCTAAAGCTGTTAAGTAAGCATTACATACTATGGATCGCTATTTTCCTGGGATTTAATATTTTCGGCGATTTAGTATTACCACAAGCTGTTAATGAAATCATGAGGGGGTTTACAGCATTAGCTGCGGCTATCTCTATCTCTAGTGTATTGAAGGGAAGTCCTTTAATCAGCAACATAGGAGCTTGTTCATTCGGTATTTATTTGATTCATATGTTTTTTGTTGAGATTTTCCAATCAGCCATGGTTCGTTTCAACCCTGGCTATGTGAATAGCATTAGCACTGCTGCGTTACTCATGGCTTCTATACTCATCTTTTTAATTAGCTGGTCAACCACTTTTTTGGCTTTAAATAATAAAAATATATCAAAGGCCTTTTGA
- a CDS encoding TVP38/TMEM64 family protein, producing the protein MIRLLITLCLVTTAIAVYLLGAIQPERLQSALHQAGIWAPIVYIAIYAIATVFVLPSTALNLTGGAIFGPWWGTLWTSIAAVIAAVIAFVFTRTIGRDIIGKRITGRWQALDAEIRMGGLFYMFAVRLQPIIPYGLVNFVAGLTSIRFKDFFVGTALGTVPGVLPFVLLGSFGLKAITTGEVLPLLLTLSLIALLISGSAWYYRRRRLPSKLYSNNRDQK; encoded by the coding sequence ATGATTCGCCTGCTCATTACTCTATGCCTGGTTACAACAGCTATCGCTGTTTATTTACTTGGGGCGATTCAGCCAGAAAGGCTTCAGTCTGCTTTGCATCAGGCGGGAATCTGGGCACCTATTGTCTATATTGCAATCTATGCTATTGCCACCGTTTTTGTACTACCTTCAACTGCTTTGAATCTAACAGGGGGGGCGATTTTCGGTCCCTGGTGGGGGACGCTTTGGACCAGTATTGCAGCTGTAATTGCGGCTGTAATTGCCTTCGTATTTACCCGCACTATTGGCCGCGACATTATTGGCAAGCGAATTACAGGTCGTTGGCAGGCTTTAGATGCAGAAATTCGAATGGGTGGGCTATTTTATATGTTCGCTGTCCGACTTCAACCTATTATTCCCTATGGTCTCGTCAACTTCGTTGCTGGGTTGACATCTATTCGTTTCAAAGACTTTTTTGTTGGTACTGCTCTGGGCACTGTTCCAGGGGTACTTCCATTCGTACTTTTGGGTAGTTTTGGCTTGAAAGCCATCACAACGGGTGAAGTTCTGCCGTTATTGTTGACATTGTCTCTAATTGCTTTACTAATTTCTGGTTCGGCCTGGTACTACCGTCGTCGGCGACTTCCTTCTAAGCTGTATTCTAACAACCGTGATCAAAAGTGA
- a CDS encoding glycosyltransferase family 2 protein, producing the protein MLSISSLLKLVDVSFVVRLYNEAPNVDYLLSRLKSVCEQLDLNYEIVCVNDVSRDETLAYLIKHHNENPSIRVINLSRNFGKDIALTAGLDYATGRTIVPIDANLQDPPGLIAEMLGKWREGYDVVYAVRRSRQGESWFKKLTGYDLYRIIACMSRVSIPRITSDFRLMDRKVVDALKLLPERSCFMKGLFAWIGFNRQIISPNSIQIVAE; encoded by the coding sequence ATGCTTTCCATTTCTTCTCTATTAAAGCTGGTAGACGTTTCATTTGTTGTGCGACTCTACAACGAAGCGCCTAATGTTGACTATCTGCTCAGTCGACTGAAATCTGTTTGTGAACAGCTTGACTTAAACTACGAAATCGTTTGCGTTAACGATGTTAGTCGGGATGAAACCCTGGCTTATTTAATAAAGCATCATAATGAAAATCCCTCCATTAGGGTTATCAATCTATCTCGTAATTTTGGTAAGGATATAGCGTTAACAGCAGGACTTGATTACGCAACTGGGCGAACAATTGTCCCGATCGATGCTAACTTACAAGATCCACCAGGGCTAATTGCGGAAATGCTGGGGAAGTGGCGGGAAGGGTATGATGTCGTTTATGCTGTGAGGCGATCGCGTCAGGGTGAGAGTTGGTTCAAAAAGCTCACTGGTTATGACCTTTATCGAATTATTGCTTGCATGAGTCGGGTATCTATCCCTCGTATTACGAGTGATTTTCGACTTATGGATCGAAAGGTTGTAGATGCATTAAAACTGCTGCCAGAGCGAAGTTGCTTTATGAAGGGTCTTTTTGCCTGGATTGGCTTCAATCGACAAATAATAAGTCCCAACTCAATTCAGATAGTGGCAGAATGA